Proteins encoded together in one Onychomys torridus chromosome 1, mOncTor1.1, whole genome shotgun sequence window:
- the LOC118574572 gene encoding cytochrome c oxidase subunit 6B2: protein MPTFPWMLDVQAQMPPPGEWKTPPFDPRFPNQNQTRNCYQNFLDYHRCVKSMSHRGKNTQPCEYYYRVYHSLCPVSWVQRWTEQIKQGTFPGKI, encoded by the exons ATGCCGACCTTCCCGTGGATGTTGGATGTTCAAGCCCAGATGCCCCCTCCGGGCGAATGGAAAACGCCCCCCTTCGACCCGCGCTTCCCTAACCAGAACCAGACGCGTAACTGCTACCAGAATTTTCTGG ACTACCACCGGTGCGTGAAGTCCATGAGCCACCGCGGGAAGAACACACAGCCCTGCGAGTACTATTACCGCGTGTACCATTCACTGTGTCCCGTCAGCTGG GTGCAGCGATGGACCGAGCAAATCAAGCAGGGGACTTTCCCGGGCAAAATCTGA